From Streptomyces sp. TLI_053, a single genomic window includes:
- a CDS encoding aminotransferase class V-fold PLP-dependent enzyme yields MSPFLDLPPLTAAEFAAIEDKVAALLHTTADVVVTQGEALLPLEAAIRGAAHPGSTALNIVTGPYGRTFGDWLRDCGAEVIDLAVPFDTAVSAEQVAEALAAEPSIDFVSLVHAEAATGNTNPVAEIAAVVREHGALLMVDAVASVAAEPLLTDAWGVDLCVIGGQKAMGGPAGVSAVSVSARAWERIAANPAAPRRSYLSLLDWKERWTDAGRTVLPHAPAQLEMLALGACLDRIAADGPDTVIARHRAAAAATRAGVRALGTLAPFVPDDAHAAPVATTLRVPDGLDATGLARELLRLDPSLPVQAGGGALAATMLRVNHYGAAADLGTVRATLTALATATGADAAPALTAADAAWDGALTA; encoded by the coding sequence GTGAGCCCCTTCCTCGACCTGCCCCCGCTCACCGCCGCCGAGTTCGCGGCGATCGAGGACAAGGTCGCCGCACTGCTGCACACCACCGCCGACGTCGTCGTCACCCAGGGCGAGGCACTGCTGCCGCTGGAGGCGGCGATCCGCGGCGCCGCGCACCCGGGCTCGACCGCGCTCAACATCGTCACCGGCCCCTACGGCCGGACCTTCGGCGACTGGCTGCGCGACTGCGGCGCCGAGGTGATCGACCTGGCCGTGCCGTTCGACACCGCGGTGAGCGCCGAGCAGGTCGCCGAGGCGCTCGCGGCCGAGCCCTCGATCGACTTCGTCTCGCTGGTGCACGCCGAGGCCGCCACCGGCAACACCAACCCGGTCGCGGAGATCGCCGCCGTGGTGCGCGAGCACGGCGCGCTGCTGATGGTGGACGCGGTCGCCTCAGTGGCCGCCGAGCCGCTGCTGACCGACGCCTGGGGCGTGGACCTGTGCGTGATCGGCGGGCAGAAGGCGATGGGCGGCCCGGCCGGTGTCTCGGCGGTCTCGGTCTCCGCCCGGGCCTGGGAGCGGATCGCCGCCAACCCGGCCGCCCCGCGCCGCTCCTACCTCTCGCTGCTGGACTGGAAGGAGCGCTGGACGGACGCCGGGCGCACCGTCCTGCCGCACGCGCCCGCGCAGTTGGAGATGCTGGCGCTCGGCGCCTGCCTGGACCGGATCGCGGCCGACGGCCCGGACACCGTGATCGCCCGCCACCGGGCGGCGGCGGCCGCCACCCGCGCGGGCGTCCGGGCGCTCGGCACGCTCGCCCCCTTCGTCCCGGACGACGCGCACGCCGCGCCGGTCGCCACCACCCTGCGCGTCCCGGACGGCCTGGACGCCACCGGCCTCGCCCGCGAACTGCTGCGGCTGGACCCGTCGCTCCCGGTCCAGGCCGGCGGCGGGGCGCTGGCCGCCACGATGCTGCGGGTGAACCACTACGGCGCCGCCGCGGACCTCGGCACCGTCCGCGCCACCCTGACCGCCCTCGCCACCGCGACCGGCGCGGACGCCGCCCCCGCCCTCACCGCGGCGGACGCCGCCT